The genomic window TCTCTTGGTTTTTAATTAGGCTGTAACTTTTGCATCTTCAACTATCGCAAGAACTTCGTCCTCTGACATTACAAGATACTTTTCCCCGTCAAGCTCAACTTCCGTTCCAGCATACTTGTTAAAGAGAACCACATCCCCTTCTTTCACCTTGAGAGGTTTGAGCTCCCCGTTGTTCAGGAGCTTACCCTCTCCAACAGCTATAACTTCGCCCATCTGGGGCTTTTCCTTCGCGGTATCAGGAATGATAATTCCAGACGGAGTCTTTTGCTCTTGCTCCTCAAACCTTCTTACCACAATCTTATCGTAAAGCGGCTTCAGCTTTGCCATCGGTACCTACCTCCTTCCGTTTTTATTTCGGTAAAAATTATATTAACTTTCTCGTCCCATGTCAAGAGGTCTTTTATAAAAAGATGAGTCTTATATGCTAAGATTATTTTAGCCAATAAGAATCACAACCCAACCTCATTGTGTGTTTTATAGGCTTATAAGTTTTTCTTTTGGTTGCATAAGAGGGAATTGTTCTAACATAACACGTAAGTTTTAAAGATTTTAAGGAGGAGCCAGTATGGAGACGATAAAGGAACTGTACACTCACCTGTTCCGCCGCCAGTGGCCAGCATGGATAGGTGGGATAAGTATGGGTTTCATCGTAGTCCTCATGTTCGTATGGGGTGCTCCCTGGGGTGTTACCAACGGGATCCTGGTTTGGGGAGACAACATACTCAAGCCTATACTTTACCCAGATTCAGACGTGCAGAGTCCGATATGGCAGTTTACAGCTTTGATAAACTGGGCTTTCCTTCTGGGAGCTTTTATCTCTGCGCTCCTTGGAGGGGATTTCAGGATAAGCATCCCCTCTTTTAAAGAGTTCCTAATGGGCGCCTTTGGGGGGACGTTGATGGGTATAGGAGCCTTTCTCGCCTTTGGATGTACAATAGGAGCTTTTCTCGTGGGCTTTGGAGCTCTTTCAGCTTCCGGTATAACGATGATGATAGGTTTGGGTATAGGAACGTATACCGGGTTGAGGCTATATATGTGGCTCCTTACAAAGGGCTGGGGCACACCAGGTAGGGCTATTGAAGTTCCGGTAAATTTTCAGGTGATACTCGGTGTTGTACTCATGGTAATAACCCTTGGACTTATAGTCTTACTTGATAAGAAGGTGTCCACTTACTCCCCAGCCCTTGGGCTGGGTTCCGTTCAGGTCACCGCTGGCTCTTTAATATTCTTCGGAGCTATCCTTGGAATAATCAACCAGAGGACAAGGTTCTGCTTCGTAAGAGCCTTCAGAGAACCCTTCATGACCGGTGAGGGTAACATGACGAGGGCTGCAGCTCTCGCCCTCATAGTGGCCGCAGTTTTTGGTCTTATAGTCAAGTTCTCACCTCTTACTAACGTCCTTGAGATACCAGACGTTAAAGACATACTGGCAATAGAGATGACTGCTCCTCCTTCTATAAAGGCTATGATGATAGCTCCCTCCTTTCCCATAGGTTCATTGATAGGAGGTTTTATCTTCGGCATAGGTATGACCCTTGCAGGTGGCTGCTCTGTGGGTAGCTTCTGGCGGGCGGGAGAAGGCTCCCTGAAGAACATGACGGCTATACTCTTTTATGCCTTAGGAGGTTCTCTCTTCGCTTTCCTTTACAGGAAGATAGAGCCTGCCATACTGAGCACCTTCTCCGGTCTTTACGAAAAACTCGGAGCAACTAACGCAACGGGTATAAGGCTCTTCCTTCCGGATGCTCTTGGTCCTGGGTGGGCTCTCGTCATATTCCTCGCCTTCGCCCTGGCATGGCTCCTGTTTGCAACCTGGAACGAGAGAACGATGAAGTTTACCTTATAGATTCAATTATCGGACATACGGAGGCGGGGACGTCCCGCCTCTTCCTTAAGAGACCCTCCAGGAGTTTCTTCTGGGAATTCAGCTCCTCTATGAGATTTTCTATCTCACGGATTTTTCCCTTTATCTTCTCCTCAACACACCCGCAGGGTGTCCTTCCCGAAAACTTCAGGGAGATAATCTCCTTTATGTCCTCTAACTTAAAGCCGACCGCTTTCGCTTTGAGGATGAACTCGCAGAGCTTGAGGTGTTCTTCCGTGTAAACTCTGTAACCCGAACTGTTCCTTGACGGTGGTGGAAGGAGACCTATCTCCTCCCAGTATCTTAGGGTCTTGGGATTCAGTCCAAGCCTCTTGGCAAGCTCACCTATCCTCATAGGTATATAGGTATGTACCCTTCTTTAACTTTCAAGACGTGGTACTCAAAGCCAGACCTAACGACCTCAACACCGTCAAAGAGCGCCTCCTCGGAAACATTAAACATATTCATGGCGACCTTACAAGCCTTGAACTCAACACCGTGGAGCATGAGGTTCTCTATCCTCTCCTCAAACTCTCCGTTCTCAAACCTGTCAAGAAAAGTTATCCCCTCATCGTAAGCAACCACCTCTATGTCCGCACGCGCTTCCCAGAGGTTTATAGCTCCCCTTATCCTTAGAAAGACCTTCTTCCACCTCTTCCTGTCCCTGAAGGTAACGGGGAATAAAAGTTTGATCTCCTCATTAGAGGAAGCTCTCAGGGGAGTTAAAAGGGTAAGCACTCCGGCGGTTCCCAAGAGGAGGTCTCTCCTTCTCACAACCACACCTCCAGAAAGTTTTTAAAGAAGTAACCTGAGAGTATCAGGAAGATTGTTCCAACGAGTCTGTTTATGTGAACGTAGTGGGCTTTAAGAAAATCAGCGAGGTAGCTTACAACCACACCTGAGAGGAAGACAGGTATAGCCCTGCCGACCGCATATACACCCATTAGAAAGACCGAAGCAGTCAGGTTACCCGTTGAGGTACTCAGAACTATTGCTCCGAGGAGTAGGGAGGTGCAGGAGGGACATAGGGAGAAGGTGTAAGCAACCCCGAGAAGGAAGCTGCCTGTGCCCGCTCCCCTGAAGGGATTGAGCTTAGCCACTTGAAGGGAGAAGGGAAGTACGTTGAGGAGGTTGAGGGCAATCAAAAGGAGAATAGCGGCGAGGAAAAGGTTGAAGATATCAGTCCTGAATATCTCCGAGAGGACTATAGCGCCGGCGGAGGCGATACCCCCGACAAAGGCATGGGTGAGGAGAAGGGCAACAGAGAAGCCGATCACGCTCAGGGTTATATCCCTCTTGGAGCTGTGCTTAGTAACGAGTATTCCGAAAACCACCGGCAGGAAAGGTAGGGTGGAGGGTCCAAGGCTCGTTAAGAAACCGAGAATAAAGAGTATTAACGCTAAAAGTAGGAAGGGCTGTTGCTCCTGAAGAAGGGAAGAGACGAAGAGGCTGAGTCCCGTAAAGTTTATGAAAAGACCAATAGCGAGTATAAGGGAAAAGCCCGTTATTGCCGGGACCGCCGGTATCAGGAAGGTAAGAACTTTAAGAACCTTCTCCGGCAGTAGTATGAGTATAAGGGTGGGGAGGGTGACAAAGAGAGCGTAAAGATTAAATATCAGAAAAGGACTCTTGAAATAAAGGGAATAGAATGCAAGGAGGGCTATAAAGGGAAGGCTGCAGTAGGTGAGACTGAAACCCAGAGCCACACCAGGAGGGAACCTTCTGTGGTGGAAGAAGAACTGAGGTGAGAAATCAATGGGTGCTATCCCGAATCTCCTCATGAGGGGAAAGCCGAGGATGAATATCCCAGCAACAATTCCTTGAACGACCAGAAGAGTCTCCAAGGAGGGAGTAAACCTCTTTGAGAGAATATAGAAGAGAAAGGCGATGAGATTGAAGAGAAGGAAGCGAGATAAGAAGAGAAGGGGTATCTCTAAAACGCTTCCCTTCTTCACGTAAGCCCTCAGCAGTAGATTTACATTCCACATGCAGGGGGTGAAAAAGGACAGGGCTCCGAGGAGGGGAACTATATAAACGGGGCTCAGGATATCTCCTCCTCTATAGCTTTCCTTATATTCTCCTCTGAAGGCACCACACCGGCGAACTTCACCTTTCCGTTTATCACCACCGCCGGGGAGGTCAGAATGCCGAGCTCCGTTATCCTGTCCACATCCTCTATGGGGTCGAGCATCTTTACCTCAGCGCCAAGCTCCCTCGCCACCTTAACAACCCTATCCTTAACCACCGCACACTTGGGGCAGAAGTTTGACTCCAAGAGCTCAACGGCCACCATAGATGAGAATATAAACCTTCCAGCTAACTGGAAGGCAAGGGCTAAAAGCTGACCACCTTGTCCGCCCAGCTCACGAGCTCATAGAGGTCATTCATTGAGCCGACAGGACAGGCAGCCCCCTCCTTAGAGTTCCTAACCTCTAAACATACCCCGCAGGCAACGACCTCCCCTCCGTTCTCTTTAAAAAGTTTCATCTGCTCCCGGACGTTGAACTTCTCGTTTTCTATCCCGAGACTCTCAACACCCTTTCCGAGAAGGAAGACCTTAACCTCATCCCCCTGAGCCAAGGAGAAGACGCCGAACCTGAAGGCGTTCCACACGGTCTCAGGGTCGTTGCTATAAACTACTATCCCCACTCTCATCCAGAACCTCCCTTTTGAGCTATATTTAATCACATGGAAGAGGTAAGGGAAAAGAAGTACGGAGAGATAGCGATAGAGCAGGCGGAGCTTGAACCCTGGGAGAACCCGACTCCTGAGAGGGACTACATGATAGAGATAACCTTCCCCGAGTTCTCCTGCCTGTGCCCGAGGTCCGGATATCCAGACTACGCGACCATAAGGATACGCTACATACCTGACAGATACATAGTTGAGCTCAAATCCTTAAAGCTCTGGCTCAATAAGTTCAGGAACAGGTATATCTCCCACGAGCAGGCGACCAACGAGATATACACCGCCCTATACGAGACCCTGAAGCCGAGGTTCTTAGAAGTGATAGGGGACTTCAACCCGAGGGGAAACGTCCACACGGTGGTGAAGCTCAGGAGTGACGGGAAATATGATTAAGGAAGAGAAGCTTTGGTATCTCAAGAACCTTGACATACTTTCCGGACTATCCGAAGAAGAGCTGAAGTTTTTAGACGATAACTCAGTGGGTCTTAACGTTAAGAAAGGAACCACCATATACTCTCCAGAGGAAAAGGAAGAGTTTCTTTACTTCGTAAAAAGGGGAAGTGTCAGACTCTATAAAGTTGACAGCAATGGTAAGGAGATAACCTTCGCGATACTTGGGGCTGGTGACATATTCGGTGGTATATCTCCCTATGACAGAGACATGTACGGTGAGTTCGCCGTTGCCCTGGAAGACACATTCATATGTCTCGTAAACAAAAGGGTTTTCTTCAGCCGTATGAGTAGGAACCCCACGATTATGCTTAGGTTGAATAAGTTTCTTGGTTTAATGACCTACGAATTGGAACTCAGAATTGAAGAACTCGTAGCCAAACCGGTTTTAACCAGGCTTGCCTCCCTGTTGTTGAGGCTCCAAGACAGGTTCGGCGACCCTGAAGGTGACATAAAACTGTCCCTATCCCACAGAGAGCTCGCAAGCCTTATAGGGGCAACCAGGGAAGCGACCACTATAGCCCTTAATGAGCTCAAGGATATGGGTGCGATTGAGATCGGCAGGAAGAAGATAAAGGTCATCAGTAGGAAACTCCTTGAAGAGCTCTCTACATTTTGACCAGCACTCCGACAGATACAAGCCTGGACATGAAGTTCTCAAGGTAGGGTATAACCTCCTCAAGTTCAAATTCAAGTTCCCTTCTCTCAAGGGCGGTTTTTGGGCTCACTCCTCCTACCACCTCTTTCAGGTAGCCATAAACAAACTCCGTCAGCTCCACACTCTTCACATTCTCATCTCTATCCCTGTACATAAGCAGGTAGTAATTACCCTTAGCGGCAATCATCTCCTCATAAGACATAGAGTTAAACCTGTGAACGGGAAAGGAAAAATGAAGAATCTTAGCCGATGATGAGAGCCTGTAGCTCCCCTTCCATGAGAAACCTTCAGATAATCTCTCATCAGGTGCGTTAAAGAGTTCCACTTCCAGCCATTCGTATAGGGCAAGCTCCTCAAGAAAGGGCAGTTTAGCCTTCAGGGGGAGTTCTTTTCCTCTAAAAAAATCAACGAACTCGTTTCCAAGGTCTAACAGAAGCGGGCTTGTATGCTTCAACCTCATAAACTCCCTGACAAGTGGTTCAAGCTCATCTCCGAGGTATTGAGAAAGTGACGGAAGCGAAGTCTCTATGAATTCCTCAAACCTGTTGTAGACAAGCAGAAAGTATAGCTCTAACCTCTCATTTTCGGGAGGCGTGATTCCCTTGGCTGTGGCAAAAAGTTTCCTCATCTCAGCAAGCTCTCTTTGCACCTCTAAAACTCCTCACTTCTTCAAGCTCGCTCATCAGCTCTCCGTACGAAGGTATGTTGTTGTCCCTCTCCAAGAGAACAGGGATATCAGGTTTCTTTGATAGAACATAGGCAAGAAGCTCCAGAACTTCCTCCTTAACCTTCTCTCCATGGGTATCTATAAGAATCCTGTCATCCTTATCGTGTCCAGCTATATGTATGTAAGCTACCCTATCCAAAGGCATACATTCTATAAACTCGTAAGGGTTGTATCCATGGTTAACCGAGTTCACGTAAACATTGTTAACATCAAGTAGCAGGTAAGCCCCACTCTCCTCCAAAACTCCCTTTATAAACTCCCATTCCTCCATATCCTTCAATGGAGTATAGTAATAAGAGATGTTCTCAATTATCAATGGTATTTCAAGGAATTCCTGAACCTTCCTTATCTTATCCGAAACAAACTTTATCGTATTATCAGTAAAGGGCAAAGGGAACAGGTCATGCAGGTATTCACCACCCATAGAGGAAAAACTAAGGTGCTCCGAATAAACCTTAATATCAAAGTCCTTTAAAAAACTCTTTATCTGCTTGAGGAAGGCGTAATTGAGTTCATCTGGAGAACCTACAGAAAGGGAGAGTCCGTGACAAACTACAGGGAAACGCTCCCTAACCCTCTCAAGGACCCTTCTGAAGAAACCTCCCCTCCTCAGCCAGTTCTCAGGTGCGATTTCAAACCACTCAGGTGATGAGTCATAATTTACTACCTCTTCAGCGAATGAATATCTGAGACCGAGTCCAAAGCCTTTAGGTAAGTTTAAGTCCATGTCCAAGTATAAACTTAACCCAAATCCTCGTATATTTGGTGAGATAGATTACAGATAACTTCCGTGGAGAGTCTATAGTTAAGTTACAAGGAGGTGTAGAAGCCATGAACGGAAAGCAAAAACTTATGGGCCTTTTAGGTTCAGCAGTCCTACTCGGACTGGGAGCAGAAGGAGTAACACCAGCCCATGCTGGTGAAGGTAAGTGTGCGGGTAAAACAGGCGGGACCAGTACGGAGAAAGCCAAAGAGGCTACCTGTGCTGGAATGAAGAAGGAAGGCAAGGAAGCTACCTGTGCCGGCACAAAAGAGAAAAAGAAAAAAACTAAGGAGATGACATGCGCAGGACCTGGGGGATGCGGTGGGAAGATGAAAAAGGACGGCTCAAAGTCCTAAACCGAAGACCCAATTAAAAAGCTGGAGGGAACGCTATGACTTCAAACCTAAGCGGTGTGGTTCGCCTTTATGAAAAGGGGCTAAATCTCCTGCCTCCCCTCCAGTCTCTTTTCCTTCTTTTTGTGAGACTTTACTGGGGATGGCTCTTTGCCCAAGCAGGATACGGTAAGCTCACCCATATAGATAGAACAACAGAATTTTTCGGAAGCCTTGGGATGCCATTTCCCGAATTTAACGCTTACTTTATAGGTCTTACAGAGTTTCTTGGAGGTGTTCTTATAAGCCTGGGACTTGGGACAAGACTGGTGGGTGCCTTTCTGGCTGGAGAGATGTTCGTTGCATACCTGGTAGCTCACAGGAGTGAGCTCATGAGCGTATTTTCAGATCCAAGCGAGTTTTACACTGCACCACCCTTCACCTTTATGTTTGCCTCTCTGATACTATTTCTGTTCGGTGCAGGGAAGATATCCCTTGACAATCTGGTTACCAAGGTCACAAGAGGTTTAGAATAAACTTATGCCCTCAGAAAGCGAATATGCTGAGGAAAGAAGCCGGCTCTTTGAAGAAACGCTTAAAAAAGCCACGGAAGACATCAAGGTTGACTGCCGAAGGGGCTGTACTTACTGCTGTTACGGGGTTACCCTCTGGATAAAGAGAGTTGAAGCTGTCCTAATGGTTGATTTTCTGAATAGGCTACCGTTAAAGGAAAGGAAGGAAATCTGGCACAGGATAAAGAATTACGCAAAGCTCTATGAGGAAGAGGCTAAAAGGGTAGGGTACGCACCTAGTTTCCCCATCAAAGAGGAGGACCTTGATATAGAAAAGCTGGGTGTGATCGGCGGTTTAGGTATGAACGAGGTACCTTGTCCCTTCCTTGAAGAACACACGGGAGTATGCCTCATATATGAGGCAAGGCCGGACATGTGCCGACTCATGCTCTATGAGAACAGTTCTGTATGTAAAAGAGACTGGGAAAACCCCCTCGGCTTCCTGTGGAAGAGGGAGATAGCACCCTTTATGGACGATATTAAGGCGAGGTTTTTCCCAAGGTGGAAGCTCAAGAGAGGAGAGCTCTCAAAGAAGTTCCCAAGTTTGGAGCAAGAGAAGCTTGAGGGAGAAGTGGGCTTCGTAACCCACTTTATAAGGTTTGACCCTGTGAGAAAGGTTTTCAAGGTTACCGGTTAGGGAGTCTGCAGTCCCTGAAGGTTTCCCATACGTATCTATTCAGCGGGTAGTTTAAGTACTCCCATTCACGCTTTGATGCATCGTAAACTCTCATTCCTTGATAACCGGCAAAGTCCATAACCATATAGAGAAAAGCTGCACCAGTGCCTCCAAAGCAAAAGAGCAGGACTTCATCTTCCCTCTTAATACCCTGATTCTTCAAAAACTCATCTACATAGGCAGGGATTTTTATCAGGAGCTTGTTGGTCCTCTTATCTCTCTGAATCCACCACTCCCAAGGTAAAGAGATAGAACAGGGAACATGTCCGTACTTTTTAGCAGCTGGAAACTTGGATATACCAAAGTAATGCCCTACAGGTCTACCATCTAAGATAGGTTTCTTACCTATGCTATTGAGCAGGTAATCCGCATCTATCTCCTTCCTGGGGTTATAGTTTGCCCTGAAGTTTCCTTCCTTTATCTGTGGCTCATCGTAACTTACAGGAAAACCCTTGTTACTCCAGCCAGACCAACCTCCATCCAGCAGGGCTACCTTCTCGTGACCAAGAAGATGGAAAATCCAGTATGCGTAGACAGCACCGAGAATCTCATTGGTGTTGTTACCCTTATAATAAAGGACAACTTTTGAGCTGTTGTTTATGCCCCACTTCCTGAAGAGTTTCTCGTACTCCTTGAGAGGTTTCTTAACAAGGGCTCCTGTTTTCTCATCCATTACCCTCCACTCCTCTTTTTCCGTAAGTCTTGCACCCGGTATGTGCCCCTCAACGAGATAGCTCTGAGAGTCTGAGAATTCAAGGATAACGATCTCCGGGTCTCCCAGATGCTCTTTCAACCATTCTGGTGACACCAGCTTGGGCAATGAGAAGGACACCCCTATCATAAGGAGAAGCACAATCAAGAAGTTCATGTGAATACCTCCTGAGCTCCTTTCAGAAAAATAAACCCATCTGTTAACCGGAAGTCAAGTATTAAGCTCACAAAAACAAATTGACATATCACTTAATCACCACATATTTAAGAGCATGAAGGTGTTTACCCTTGAAGAAGCGAGGAACCTACTTATAAAGATAAAGCCGATAGTGGAGGATATAAACATAAAGAAGTCTGAACTCTATGAGTTTTATTCCCGTTTGGAGGATGAACAGGACGAGCTAGAAAAGATGTACTATCAAACCAAGGTTAAGGAACTGGAGAGTCTGATAAAGCACGGCTTCTTAAGGATTGAGGAGTTTGGAGGAGTGATAAAGGGTGTGGACCCTATACTCATTGATTTCCTCTCCTACCACGAGGGAAGGTACATATGGCTATGCTGGAAGGAGGATGAGGAAACCATAATGTTCTGGCATGAGCTCAACGATGGCTTTGCTGGAAGGAAACCTGTTGATTACCTAGAAGGCTCAGAGAGGCTCCTTTGAAAGCTTTTCCGAGTAAACGTAGTAAAACCATATAACCCTCTTCACGTACCTTCTTGTTTCATCGTAGGGTATGGTCTCTATAAAAACAAAATCGTCCTCGTACTGTTGCCAGCTCTTTACAGCTCCCTGACCGGCGTTGTAGGAGGCTACAGACCTAACCAAATCCCCGTTCCAGAAATCAAGTAGATATCTCAGATAGGCTACTCCAAGGGTTATATTTGTTTCAATGTCATAAATATCATCATACACAAACCCAATACGCTCAGCCTTCCACCTTGCCGTTGTGTCAAGCAACTGCATAAGCCCCTTTGCATTGGATTTAGAGAGTGCTCTTGTATCAAATAGACTCTCCTGTCTCATAACAGCATAAATAAGCGCCTCTTTAACGGCAAACTTATCAGAAATTCTCTGCACAAGCGGTCTGAAAGGTAAAGGATAGGCTATACCTCTATAAAAAGGGGAGTTAGCCCCGTAATTGCGAGCGGCAACCTTTAGGGCTAGGTACGGGTCAACCTTAAGGATTTCAAGTATATCCTCTGGGAGAAGCTCCTCCGCTCTGTTGAGAGCTTCAAGTCTCATATAGTAATTGAACCCGAGGCTCTGTATACCCAGCAACCTGATACCGAGAGGAGATGGCTTCCCAACGAGCTTAAATTCCCCCTTTTCATACACTGGCAAGCCCAGAAATTTTCTCGCTACGGAGGCGTAGAATCCTTCGTACCTTGCACTCTCCTTTAGATAGTATTCTGCAAGTTCTCTTTCTCCAAGCTTACTTAAGACCTTATACTTCCAGAAGCTCACCTGCGCTCTCTCCATATTTCCTGCTGCAAACCTCTGAGCTTCCGAAAAGTTCTCATAGGCGAGTCTGTATCTTCCGAGAATGAAATCTATGAGCCCCACGCGGAACAGAGATTCAAAGTTATAGCCAGACCTAAGGAAAAACTTCCTTGCCTTCTTTAAGTCTCCCTTAGAAAGAAGATGCCAGGCGTACTTATAATAAAGGTCTTCTCTACCAGCCTGTCTGAGGAAATCCTCTGCCCCCTTCGTATCACCAAGCTTTATATAAACAAGGAGGGCGTAAACCTTCGCCCTATCGTCCTGACAATTGGTCAACTCACCCAAACTCCTCTCATACTCCCTGAGTCTGAAAAGAGACAAGCCCCTATAAAAACAGCTCTCAGATATATTCAGAACTTCCTTGTAAAGTCCCTTTGACAGGAGCCTGCTGTACACCTTCTCCCTTTCCTGCTCATTTAACTCAACCTTTGGCAAAAGCTCTATGGCGTGCTCAGGGAACCTCAGCACAAGGACTTTCTCCTCCAAGCCTAAAGATAGCCACAGCTTTGCAACGGTTTCCCCGTATTCATCTCTAGCGTTATCTAGGTTTATACCGGTAAGTATGAACCTGGCTCTATCCTTATCCCCAGATTCTGCAAGCAATTTAGCAACTTCTACCTTAAGCTCGTCCTTAAAGACAGCGTCTGGATAATTGTTTAATAGAAAAAGACCAACCTTAACATCCTTTGTATCTCTAAACTGTTTGAGAAGCTTATACTCAGCTGGTACTTGAGAGAAAACAAAGGCTGTGAGGAGGAAAAGGACGGGGAGCAGTTTCACTCGTACATCTCCTTTATCCTGCTGATACCCGTAGCTTTACCGCTGGTCTCGTCTATGTCAACACTAACAGCGTTGAAAACAACCTTTTCCTTTTCTTCCACCCTGAACTTACGAGGTAAAGCGTATATGAATCTCTCTATTGGCTCTTTATAATTCATGCCTATTACTGAATACCAAGCTCCCGTCATACCAACATCAGTTACATAGGCAGTGCCGTTCTTTAAAAGGGTCTCGTCAGCTGTGGGAACGTGAGTGTGAGTCCCATAAACCACCGAAGCTCTTCCATCAGCGTATATACCAAAAGCCCACTTCTCAGAAGTTACCTCTGCATGAAAATCCACAAGGACTATATCCACCTCCTTAGAAAGCAACTCGTATATACGGTCAAAAACCCGGAAGGGATTATCCAGATTCGGTTCAAGGAATACCCTACCCATAAGGTTTACAACCCCGAACCTGATATCCCCCTTTTCATAGATACCAAATCCCTTACCTGGTACACCCTCTGGGTAGTTGGCAGGTCTGAGAAGGTCTCCAGCCTTGTCAATGAATTCATATACTTCTTTTTTGTCCCA from Hydrogenivirga caldilitoris includes these protein-coding regions:
- the groES gene encoding co-chaperone GroES; protein product: MAKLKPLYDKIVVRRFEEQEQKTPSGIIIPDTAKEKPQMGEVIAVGEGKLLNNGELKPLKVKEGDVVLFNKYAGTEVELDGEKYLVMSEDEVLAIVEDAKVTA
- a CDS encoding YeeE/YedE thiosulfate transporter family protein; this encodes METIKELYTHLFRRQWPAWIGGISMGFIVVLMFVWGAPWGVTNGILVWGDNILKPILYPDSDVQSPIWQFTALINWAFLLGAFISALLGGDFRISIPSFKEFLMGAFGGTLMGIGAFLAFGCTIGAFLVGFGALSASGITMMIGLGIGTYTGLRLYMWLLTKGWGTPGRAIEVPVNFQVILGVVLMVITLGLIVLLDKKVSTYSPALGLGSVQVTAGSLIFFGAILGIINQRTRFCFVRAFREPFMTGEGNMTRAAALALIVAAVFGLIVKFSPLTNVLEIPDVKDILAIEMTAPPSIKAMMIAPSFPIGSLIGGFIFGIGMTLAGGCSVGSFWRAGEGSLKNMTAILFYALGGSLFAFLYRKIEPAILSTFSGLYEKLGATNATGIRLFLPDALGPGWALVIFLAFALAWLLFATWNERTMKFTL
- a CDS encoding heavy metal-responsive transcriptional regulator; the encoded protein is MRIGELAKRLGLNPKTLRYWEEIGLLPPPSRNSSGYRVYTEEHLKLCEFILKAKAVGFKLEDIKEIISLKFSGRTPCGCVEEKIKGKIREIENLIEELNSQKKLLEGLLRKRRDVPASVCPIIESIR
- a CDS encoding DsrE family protein; the encoded protein is MRRRDLLLGTAGVLTLLTPLRASSNEEIKLLFPVTFRDRKRWKKVFLRIRGAINLWEARADIEVVAYDEGITFLDRFENGEFEERIENLMLHGVEFKACKVAMNMFNVSEEALFDGVEVVRSGFEYHVLKVKEGYIPIYL
- a CDS encoding cytochrome c biogenesis CcdA family protein, whose product is MKKGSVLEIPLLFLSRFLLFNLIAFLFYILSKRFTPSLETLLVVQGIVAGIFILGFPLMRRFGIAPIDFSPQFFFHHRRFPPGVALGFSLTYCSLPFIALLAFYSLYFKSPFLIFNLYALFVTLPTLILILLPEKVLKVLTFLIPAVPAITGFSLILAIGLFINFTGLSLFVSSLLQEQQPFLLLALILFILGFLTSLGPSTLPFLPVVFGILVTKHSSKRDITLSVIGFSVALLLTHAFVGGIASAGAIVLSEIFRTDIFNLFLAAILLLIALNLLNVLPFSLQVAKLNPFRGAGTGSFLLGVAYTFSLCPSCTSLLLGAIVLSTSTGNLTASVFLMGVYAVGRAIPVFLSGVVVSYLADFLKAHYVHINRLVGTIFLILSGYFFKNFLEVWL
- a CDS encoding thioredoxin family protein translates to MVAVELLESNFCPKCAVVKDRVVKVARELGAEVKMLDPIEDVDRITELGILTSPAVVINGKVKFAGVVPSEENIRKAIEEEIS
- a CDS encoding DsrE family protein — its product is MRVGIVVYSNDPETVWNAFRFGVFSLAQGDEVKVFLLGKGVESLGIENEKFNVREQMKLFKENGGEVVACGVCLEVRNSKEGAACPVGSMNDLYELVSWADKVVSF
- the queF gene encoding preQ(1) synthase — its product is MEEVREKKYGEIAIEQAELEPWENPTPERDYMIEITFPEFSCLCPRSGYPDYATIRIRYIPDRYIVELKSLKLWLNKFRNRYISHEQATNEIYTALYETLKPRFLEVIGDFNPRGNVHTVVKLRSDGKYD
- a CDS encoding Crp/Fnr family transcriptional regulator codes for the protein MIKEEKLWYLKNLDILSGLSEEELKFLDDNSVGLNVKKGTTIYSPEEKEEFLYFVKRGSVRLYKVDSNGKEITFAILGAGDIFGGISPYDRDMYGEFAVALEDTFICLVNKRVFFSRMSRNPTIMLRLNKFLGLMTYELELRIEELVAKPVLTRLASLLLRLQDRFGDPEGDIKLSLSHRELASLIGATREATTIALNELKDMGAIEIGRKKIKVISRKLLEELSTF
- a CDS encoding putative DNA-binding domain-containing protein; translation: MQRELAEMRKLFATAKGITPPENERLELYFLLVYNRFEEFIETSLPSLSQYLGDELEPLVREFMRLKHTSPLLLDLGNEFVDFFRGKELPLKAKLPFLEELALYEWLEVELFNAPDERLSEGFSWKGSYRLSSSAKILHFSFPVHRFNSMSYEEMIAAKGNYYLLMYRDRDENVKSVELTEFVYGYLKEVVGGVSPKTALERRELEFELEEVIPYLENFMSRLVSVGVLVKM
- a CDS encoding DUF692 domain-containing protein; amino-acid sequence: MDLNLPKGFGLGLRYSFAEEVVNYDSSPEWFEIAPENWLRRGGFFRRVLERVRERFPVVCHGLSLSVGSPDELNYAFLKQIKSFLKDFDIKVYSEHLSFSSMGGEYLHDLFPLPFTDNTIKFVSDKIRKVQEFLEIPLIIENISYYYTPLKDMEEWEFIKGVLEESGAYLLLDVNNVYVNSVNHGYNPYEFIECMPLDRVAYIHIAGHDKDDRILIDTHGEKVKEEVLELLAYVLSKKPDIPVLLERDNNIPSYGELMSELEEVRSFRGAKRAC
- a CDS encoding DoxX family protein, which translates into the protein MTSNLSGVVRLYEKGLNLLPPLQSLFLLFVRLYWGWLFAQAGYGKLTHIDRTTEFFGSLGMPFPEFNAYFIGLTEFLGGVLISLGLGTRLVGAFLAGEMFVAYLVAHRSELMSVFSDPSEFYTAPPFTFMFASLILFLFGAGKISLDNLVTKVTRGLE
- a CDS encoding YkgJ family cysteine cluster protein; the protein is MPSESEYAEERSRLFEETLKKATEDIKVDCRRGCTYCCYGVTLWIKRVEAVLMVDFLNRLPLKERKEIWHRIKNYAKLYEEEAKRVGYAPSFPIKEEDLDIEKLGVIGGLGMNEVPCPFLEEHTGVCLIYEARPDMCRLMLYENSSVCKRDWENPLGFLWKREIAPFMDDIKARFFPRWKLKRGELSKKFPSLEQEKLEGEVGFVTHFIRFDPVRKVFKVTG